Below is a genomic region from Brassica oleracea var. oleracea cultivar TO1000 chromosome C9, BOL, whole genome shotgun sequence.
TTCAAGAATCTCTCTGGACTTGTGCATGCATAGGATCCACTTGGAGGATGAGTCAATTTGTCTATTGAGCATTAGATAAGGCTGAATCCAAAATTGAAAGAGGTTGTCAACAAGGAGATCATGAAACTCTTGGAATCTGGAATTATCTATCCTATTCCAGACAGCAATTGGGTCAGTCCAGTGCACGTGGTTCCTAAGAAAGGAGGAGTCACAGTGGTGAAGAATGAGAAGGAAAAGTTGATTCCTACATGAACTGTTATAGGAAACATGGTGTGTATTAACTACAGGAAGTTGAACGCTACGACAAGAAAGGATCACTTTCCTTTACCTTTCATTGATCAGATGCTGAAAAGGCTAGCAAATCACCCGTACTATTGCTTCCTAGATGGGTACTCAGGGTTCTTTCAAATTCCCATCCATCCAGATGATCGGAGAATATCACTTTTACTTGTCCCTAAAGTACTTCTGCATATCGCAAGATGTCTTTTGAACTTTGTAATGCTACTACCACATTTAAAGGTATATGATGTCTATCTTTACAGACATAATTAAAGATTTCATGGAGGTCTTTAGGAACGATTACTTAGTCTATGGGTCTGATTTTTCGTTATGCCTAGACAACTTGTGCAAGGTGCTAGCTAGATGTGAAGAGAAGCATTTGGTTCTGAACCGGAAGAAGTGTCACTTTATGGACACTAATGGGATTGTTTTAGGACACAAGGTTTTAGCAGCTGTTATTAAGGTGGACAGAGCTAAGATCGGGTCGTGATAGGACTGCCAGCACCCACTAATGTGACATATACAAGGAGCTTTTTGGGACACAAGGTTTCAGCAGCTGTTACTTCCTTCCAAAGGAACTCATTTCGCCTTGCCTTCCGATCTTCTGCATAACAACTTGTTGCATTTCCATCTCGATGAGCTCATCAAGGAGCATCTTCCACAGTTCCATGCTATTGCAAACATTTCTATACAGAATCTGGATCAGTTCCAATGCCTTATAATAGATGCTCTTCAAACCATATGGGCCATCGAGCTACAATGCATGGGCCCCCCCACGTACCGGAGAACGATCACCATCAGCAGCAGCTGAGATTTCTGTTGAGGGAAGTAAGGATGAGGATGAGGAGTAGTTTTTTATTTCTCTTTTGTTTTATGTTTTTCTATTTTTCAAGTCATTTGAAGAGTGTTTGTTTGCTTTTTTAAACTTTGTTGAACCTTGAAATTATCACATGCTATGTTGCTTCTCACGTGTGTTTGAGTGTCCTAACAGTGCTAATTTCTCGTATTTTGTGTGTTGAATATCATGCCTGGAACCCTTGTCAGGTTTTAGAATGCAAGATTCAATTGGCAGAAGTTGTGTTGATTTGACACAACTTGGGTGTGGTCAAAGAGGTACAATTTTCTTTATCTTGGTTTCAAGAGTTTCATTTGTTTTCTTGACCAACTTTGGAGTTATTAACACTGGGAATAGTGTTGCTTAAGTCTGGAAGAGGTAGTCACTAACATTGTGTTTTGTTTTTAGTGTAAGTCACGTAGCTGCTACCTTAGCATCATTCTCTGAGCTATTGACTACATGTTGTATTACGTGAAAAACTCCAAACGGGATCGATCTGCCAATAACTACAACGCTTATGAGAGCGCCTGAAGGATATAAAACTCGCCTACAACATAATCTACTCAATTTTCTTATCTTGAGACCGTATAAATTGGATTGGATTCCTCGTTCATGTCTGAAAAGGCATGTATGTGTGAGTATGGTTCCCCTCTCGCACCTCCTCAGTAAAAATGAAAGGAAATAGATGAATGTCAAAAAGAAGTGAATCATGTGCTGGTGGCAGTCACCATTAGTGCGTGAAATCATGGAAGCTTGTCCAACAAACTCAGTTGATTAAAAAAATAAAATGACACCCAACAAAGCAGGGAGACATCCACTGAGTGAAGTGAGAAGATAGCGAGGAAAGGAACCAGAGTAAGATTTTTTATGTGATCATAAACCTGAATGGCTAAGTGTCTACGTCCTTTGATCGATTCCCCCAAGATAAGACTGCACTTTAAACTATCAAATGAAGTCAGTTGAGGCGATTTCAGATGGTATCTTATGAGATGTGGGCTGGCTGGTCAGGTAGCTAAGCTGCAGTCGAGTACATAGAAGTACCTTCTAATGTTGGTGCTTATTGATGTGGCTTTCAACATTGTAGATGTAAAAGTGGTGTGTTTTAAAGAGTAAGTGAGTTCTTACGTTTTAACCTCTTTCATGGGTTAGTCTTATGTTTTTTTGAGGGCAAGCAAAAGCTAAATCCTGGGGAGTTGATATATAATTGTTTCT
It encodes:
- the LOC106314634 gene encoding uncharacterized protein LOC106314634; amino-acid sequence: MSARGMMSINVRVEVVIGDSSQIRLNPKLKEVVNKEIMKLLESGIIYPIPDSNWVSPVHVVPKKGGVTVVKNEKEKKLNATTRKDHFPLPFIDQMLKRLANHPYYCFLDGYMMSIFTDIIKDFMEVFRNDYLVYGSDFSLCLDNLCKVLARCEEKHLVLNRKKCHFMDTNGIVLGHKVLAAVIKVDRAKIGS